A window from Methylococcus mesophilus encodes these proteins:
- a CDS encoding Hsp70 family protein: MSETRYSVGIDLGTTNSVVAYVDLSGCDGEKAPLEVLEIPQLTAPGTVGDKKQLPSFLYQAHEAELAPGDVVLPWDEHPEALTGDLARQLGSKTPIRLVASAKSWLCHSGVDCRAPILPVQSPEEVHRVSPLQASIAYLRHMRDAWNARCPEYPLSEQDLTITVPASFDPAARELTVEAAHALGLRQAILLEEPQSALYSWIQTSGGGWREQVRPGDIILVVDVGGGTTDLSLIAVTEADGNLELNRVAIGDHILLGGDNMDLALAYGLKLKLEGEGRKLEAWQVQALMHGCRDAKESLLSDPDVSEVAVVVPSRGSSLIGGTLRTALTKDEVNRTLVEGFFPKVSIADKPLVQARTGLTTIGLPYAKDARITCHLAGFLSKQVNAAAELDGFSVPDGARFIHPTALLLNGGVFKSEALERRLLDVLNGWLEADGAPAARLLHGADLDLAVARGAAYYGYVRKGQGVRIRGGTAAAYYVGVESAMPAVPGFPAPLQALCIAPFGMEEGTEAELPPEEFGLVVGEPVRFRFFASTLRREDLVGTRMEDWREDEIDELDEIEVTLPVEGHQPGEVVPVRLAARVTEVGTLQLEAVARDSHQRWKVEFEVRQGETPNAALDEAVPEAPYLGGTDEPADPAPVADEAPVAADESGERKPFWSFNKT, translated from the coding sequence GTGAGCGAGACCCGCTATTCGGTCGGTATCGACCTTGGCACCACCAACAGCGTGGTGGCCTACGTGGACTTGAGCGGCTGCGACGGCGAAAAAGCGCCGCTGGAAGTCCTCGAAATTCCGCAGCTCACTGCGCCGGGCACGGTCGGCGACAAGAAACAGCTGCCGTCCTTCCTGTACCAGGCCCACGAGGCCGAACTGGCGCCGGGCGACGTCGTCCTGCCCTGGGACGAGCATCCGGAAGCCCTTACCGGCGATCTGGCCCGCCAGTTGGGTTCCAAGACCCCGATCCGCCTGGTCGCCAGCGCCAAGAGCTGGCTGTGCCACAGCGGCGTGGACTGCCGCGCGCCGATTTTGCCGGTCCAGTCGCCGGAAGAAGTGCACCGGGTCTCGCCCTTGCAGGCTTCGATCGCCTATCTGCGCCACATGCGCGATGCCTGGAACGCGCGTTGTCCCGAATATCCCTTGAGCGAGCAGGACCTGACCATCACGGTGCCGGCTTCGTTCGACCCGGCGGCGCGCGAGCTGACGGTGGAAGCGGCCCACGCTCTGGGCCTGCGCCAGGCGATCCTGCTGGAAGAGCCGCAGTCGGCGCTGTACAGCTGGATTCAGACCAGCGGCGGCGGCTGGCGCGAGCAGGTCCGGCCGGGCGACATCATCCTGGTGGTCGACGTGGGCGGCGGCACCACCGACCTCTCGCTGATTGCGGTCACCGAAGCCGACGGCAATCTGGAGCTCAACCGCGTCGCCATCGGCGATCACATCCTGCTGGGCGGCGACAACATGGACCTGGCGCTGGCTTACGGTCTCAAGCTGAAGCTGGAAGGCGAGGGCAGGAAGCTCGAGGCCTGGCAGGTGCAGGCACTGATGCACGGCTGCCGGGATGCCAAGGAATCGCTGCTGTCCGATCCGGACGTGTCGGAAGTGGCGGTGGTCGTGCCCAGCCGCGGTTCCTCGTTGATCGGCGGCACCTTGCGTACCGCGCTGACGAAGGACGAAGTCAACCGTACGCTGGTCGAAGGCTTCTTCCCCAAGGTTTCGATCGCGGACAAGCCGCTGGTCCAGGCCCGCACCGGTTTGACGACCATCGGCCTGCCGTATGCCAAGGACGCCCGCATCACCTGCCATTTGGCCGGGTTCCTGAGCAAGCAGGTGAACGCCGCCGCCGAGCTGGACGGATTTTCCGTGCCGGACGGCGCGCGCTTCATCCATCCTACGGCGCTGCTGCTGAACGGCGGCGTGTTCAAATCCGAGGCGCTGGAACGGCGGCTGCTGGACGTGCTGAACGGCTGGCTGGAGGCCGACGGCGCGCCTGCGGCGCGCCTGCTGCACGGAGCCGATCTCGATCTGGCCGTGGCCCGAGGTGCCGCCTATTACGGCTATGTCCGCAAGGGCCAGGGCGTGCGCATCCGGGGCGGCACGGCTGCGGCCTATTACGTCGGCGTGGAAAGCGCGATGCCGGCGGTGCCGGGTTTCCCGGCTCCCTTGCAGGCGCTGTGTATCGCCCCTTTCGGCATGGAAGAAGGCACCGAAGCCGAGCTGCCGCCGGAAGAGTTCGGCCTGGTGGTCGGCGAGCCGGTGCGCTTCCGTTTCTTCGCCTCGACCTTGCGCCGCGAGGATCTGGTCGGCACCCGGATGGAAGACTGGCGCGAGGACGAGATCGACGAGCTGGACGAGATCGAGGTGACCCTGCCGGTCGAAGGCCATCAGCCCGGCGAGGTGGTGCCGGTGCGGCTGGCGGCGCGGGTGACCGAGGTCGGTACGCTCCAGCTCGAAGCCGTGGCGCGCGACAGCCACCAGCGCTGGAAGGTCGAGTTCGAGGTGCGGCAGGGCGAGACCCCGAACGCCGCGCTGGACGAGGCCGTTCCGGAAGCGCCTTATCTCGGCGGCACCGATGAGCCGGCCGATCCTGCGCCGGTTGCGGATGAAGCGCCTGTGGCTGCGGACGAATCCGGCGAAAGAAAGCCGTTCTGGTCATTCAACAAAACCTGA
- a CDS encoding DUF2760 domain-containing protein, giving the protein MHCRCVAGAMLLAALGAPALLRAEGEWQPTTLSEATLAKVHEAAKAYQDCLNEEFRAHVGEDVDSRLQTDRILHTCENRLTPMKAAFDAEKVPDSISERYMRSHRTRGARDLVRLLMSAQAARAADAEAQLNPQATADAPSLNPHPPEGKPMEIDLNLIPAKLDAVHAGLAAIVVALLLVQIILLSVAVIALLRRKPEPAVTVQPAPVAAAPVPEPVRAPEPVVKKETVVLKQATPDAALQLLALLQKEARFIDFVQENVAQYSDAEIGAAARVVHEGCRKVIGQAFELAPVRTETEGSRLTLPKGFDAASVRLAGNIVGEPPFTGTLVHRGWRVEHIRLPKVAEGHDSRIVAQAEVEL; this is encoded by the coding sequence TTGCATTGCCGATGCGTGGCCGGCGCCATGCTTCTGGCGGCGCTGGGCGCGCCGGCCCTCCTCCGGGCGGAGGGCGAGTGGCAACCGACGACGCTGTCCGAGGCGACCCTGGCCAAGGTGCACGAGGCGGCCAAGGCGTACCAGGATTGCCTGAACGAAGAATTCCGCGCCCATGTCGGCGAAGACGTCGATTCCCGTCTTCAAACCGACCGGATTCTGCACACCTGCGAAAACCGGCTGACCCCGATGAAAGCCGCGTTCGATGCCGAGAAAGTGCCCGATTCGATCAGCGAGCGCTACATGCGTTCGCACCGCACGCGGGGTGCCCGAGACCTCGTCCGGCTGCTGATGTCGGCCCAGGCTGCGCGCGCCGCGGATGCCGAGGCCCAATTGAATCCGCAGGCGACGGCCGATGCACCCTCCCTCAATCCTCACCCCCCAGAAGGGAAACCCATGGAAATTGATTTGAATCTGATTCCCGCGAAGCTGGACGCGGTGCATGCCGGCCTGGCCGCCATAGTAGTGGCCTTGCTGTTGGTGCAAATCATCCTGCTTTCGGTGGCGGTGATCGCCCTGTTGCGGCGGAAGCCCGAGCCCGCCGTGACGGTTCAGCCCGCACCTGTGGCGGCGGCTCCGGTGCCCGAGCCCGTGAGAGCGCCGGAGCCGGTCGTGAAGAAGGAAACCGTGGTGCTGAAGCAAGCCACGCCCGATGCGGCGCTCCAGCTCCTGGCTCTGCTGCAGAAGGAGGCGCGCTTCATCGACTTCGTGCAGGAAAACGTCGCTCAGTATTCCGACGCCGAAATCGGCGCGGCGGCGCGGGTGGTGCACGAGGGCTGCCGCAAGGTCATCGGCCAGGCCTTCGAGCTGGCCCCGGTGCGCACCGAGACCGAAGGCAGCCGGTTGACGCTCCCGAAGGGCTTCGACGCCGCCAGCGTGCGGCTGGCCGGCAACATAGTGGGCGAGCCGCCGTTCACCGGCACCCTGGTGCATCGCGGCTGGAGGGTGGAACACATCCGCCTGCCCAAGGTCGCCGAAGGCCACGACAGCCGCATTGTTGCCCAGGCCGAGGTGGAGCTGTGA
- a CDS encoding glutathione S-transferase family protein: MKLYMTPGSCSTGIHILLEELDIPFEAYIVNLPAGDHRKPEYLAINPKSTLPTLVRDDGSALTEFQAIAYWLALTYPKAKLLPEDPDGAARVIEMLAYVVGTLHGHGFARIFTTESFTTNEADHEAVRARGREIVERGFAIVNEALAGKDYVAGTFSIADAALFYVEFWADKLKFELPGHCLAHYRRMLQRPAVQRVLREEGYR, translated from the coding sequence ATGAAACTCTACATGACCCCCGGCTCCTGCTCGACCGGCATCCACATCCTGCTGGAAGAACTGGACATCCCCTTCGAGGCCTACATCGTGAACCTCCCGGCGGGCGACCACCGCAAGCCGGAGTACCTCGCGATCAATCCCAAGTCCACCCTACCGACGCTGGTGCGCGACGACGGATCGGCACTGACCGAGTTCCAGGCCATCGCCTATTGGCTGGCGCTGACCTACCCGAAAGCCAAGCTCCTGCCGGAAGACCCCGATGGCGCGGCCAGAGTGATCGAAATGCTGGCCTACGTGGTCGGTACCCTGCACGGGCACGGCTTTGCCCGGATATTCACCACCGAGAGCTTTACCACCAACGAAGCCGACCACGAGGCCGTCCGGGCGCGCGGCCGGGAGATCGTCGAACGGGGATTCGCGATCGTGAATGAAGCCCTGGCGGGGAAGGACTACGTGGCCGGCACATTCTCGATCGCCGATGCCGCGCTGTTCTACGTCGAATTCTGGGCCGACAAGCTCAAGTTCGAGCTGCCCGGGCACTGCCTGGCGCACTACCGGCGAATGCTCCAGCGCCCCGCGGTGCAGCGGGTACTCCGGGAGGAGGGTTACCGCTGA
- a CDS encoding carboxypeptidase regulatory-like domain-containing protein, protein MSTEPLNFRKVFLAAAALVAALAMQPSGAGQSYPVEPSSLGESVDVAPGELNISQRTDQTIDGEVRIARSANGPATISFSSKRDFSGATEISIVLHPGGKRLLGELDAEGDFLRIEVLAGNGAVAAVSDEEKLLLQSFLRTLGDSLDETGRTAFARLVEFALARAPEGVPLSLHFRKAPVEPMQAAPPLCVELGVTLSQLLGEVPTTLIEQGLMDVWLMDHGWTYDRGRREICGLSYTRLCGTVGRPYRGRPGYVSILPLLDAATVHDRRRRTRMHGGNMPIGHIRLYPGNPPDAFCVGRCGPGCFGSFGDYLGNSDYTVTAECYAHDACIGEVDYDTIIPTTGTDDACADEFINAAWGYLNGAACNDAPADDVMGWWVVANEFMHLSPDADGGGRALQVWRDGKPQTVGRYFVNGKRTLGRYLAIRREETAGTTFYSGQIRTGRPVSVAGQQTSDNAAAQAFDGWRTRIHGRVYDSKSHKPLARVSVVLKGGRYDPGEKSTSTDAKGRFVFDQVHPYETYIAALSRRGYDDQAQEASVSLFDAGESYYLVKRSAVGAGFGGKDSWKYRGTTFELFQSGRLTGQGARILKESTSSPPAPFRSVQATFERVEGDTLKFDYEIRLSAANRSNAWEAVEGDCFVVYGMTVNHYRLQYFSVDAAGQIQGYNLLSDTGVFSVSVPVFADPLAQILTPLYGTVAYTVSWSKSCGGTITSDSETLSLQGLGWTLF, encoded by the coding sequence ATGAGCACAGAGCCATTGAACTTCAGAAAAGTGTTCCTGGCGGCAGCGGCGCTCGTCGCGGCTCTGGCGATGCAGCCGTCGGGGGCGGGGCAAAGCTACCCGGTCGAGCCATCGTCCCTCGGCGAAAGTGTCGACGTCGCGCCGGGCGAACTGAACATCAGCCAGCGCACTGACCAGACGATCGACGGAGAAGTCCGCATCGCACGGAGCGCGAACGGGCCGGCGACGATCTCCTTTTCCTCCAAACGGGACTTCAGCGGCGCCACGGAAATCTCCATCGTCCTCCATCCCGGCGGCAAGCGGCTGCTCGGGGAGTTGGATGCCGAGGGGGACTTCCTGCGGATCGAGGTTCTCGCCGGGAACGGGGCCGTCGCCGCCGTCAGCGACGAGGAAAAGCTCCTGCTGCAATCGTTCCTTCGGACCCTCGGCGATTCGCTCGACGAAACGGGCCGCACCGCGTTCGCGAGGCTCGTCGAATTCGCGCTCGCCAGGGCGCCGGAAGGCGTACCGCTGTCGCTCCATTTCAGGAAGGCCCCGGTGGAGCCGATGCAGGCTGCCCCCCCGTTGTGTGTCGAACTCGGGGTGACCCTGTCCCAGCTTCTCGGCGAGGTGCCAACCACGCTCATCGAGCAGGGTCTGATGGATGTATGGCTGATGGATCACGGCTGGACCTATGACCGTGGCCGCAGGGAAATCTGCGGGCTGAGTTACACCCGGCTGTGCGGTACGGTCGGACGGCCGTACCGGGGACGGCCGGGCTACGTCAGTATCCTCCCGCTGCTGGACGCGGCCACCGTGCACGACCGGCGGCGGCGTACCCGCATGCATGGCGGCAACATGCCCATCGGCCATATCCGCCTTTATCCGGGAAATCCACCGGACGCCTTCTGCGTCGGCCGGTGCGGGCCCGGCTGCTTCGGCTCGTTCGGCGATTATCTCGGCAACAGCGACTACACCGTGACGGCGGAATGCTATGCCCATGACGCCTGCATCGGCGAAGTCGACTACGACACGATCATCCCGACCACGGGCACGGACGACGCCTGCGCCGATGAATTCATCAACGCCGCGTGGGGATACCTGAACGGCGCGGCGTGCAACGATGCGCCGGCCGATGACGTCATGGGCTGGTGGGTGGTCGCCAACGAGTTCATGCACCTGAGTCCGGATGCCGACGGCGGCGGGCGGGCGCTGCAAGTCTGGCGCGACGGCAAGCCGCAAACGGTGGGGCGGTATTTCGTCAACGGCAAGCGGACGCTCGGGCGCTATCTCGCGATCCGGCGGGAGGAGACGGCGGGCACCACATTCTATTCCGGCCAGATCCGCACGGGCCGGCCGGTGTCGGTTGCCGGCCAGCAAACCTCCGACAACGCGGCTGCGCAGGCTTTCGACGGCTGGCGCACCCGGATCCACGGCAGGGTCTATGATTCCAAGAGCCACAAGCCGCTGGCGCGGGTGTCGGTCGTGCTCAAAGGGGGGCGGTACGACCCCGGCGAAAAGAGCACCTCGACGGATGCCAAGGGGCGGTTCGTCTTCGATCAGGTGCATCCTTATGAAACCTACATCGCGGCGCTCTCCAGGCGAGGCTACGACGACCAGGCCCAGGAAGCCAGCGTGTCGCTGTTCGATGCCGGCGAATCCTACTACCTCGTGAAACGCTCGGCCGTGGGGGCGGGTTTCGGCGGGAAGGACAGCTGGAAATATCGTGGAACGACCTTTGAGCTTTTCCAGTCGGGCCGACTCACGGGCCAGGGCGCGCGCATCCTCAAGGAGTCGACCTCGTCGCCCCCGGCGCCGTTTCGGTCCGTCCAGGCCACTTTCGAGCGGGTAGAAGGCGATACGCTCAAATTCGACTACGAAATCCGGCTGAGCGCGGCCAATCGGTCGAATGCCTGGGAGGCCGTGGAGGGGGATTGCTTCGTCGTCTACGGAATGACCGTCAACCATTATCGGCTTCAGTATTTTTCCGTCGACGCCGCGGGACAGATCCAGGGCTACAACCTGCTGTCGGACACGGGGGTATTCTCCGTCAGCGTACCGGTTTTCGCCGATCCGTTGGCCCAGATTCTGACGCCGCTCTACGGGACGGTGGCGTATACGGTGAGCTGGTCGAAATCCTGCGGCGGCACCATTACCTCCGACTCGGAAACCCTGAGCCTCCAGGGGCTCGGCTGGACCCTGTTCTAG
- the queG gene encoding tRNA epoxyqueuosine(34) reductase QueG, whose translation MPHAAISSPDLAELKERIREWGRAQGFQQIGFAGVDLGENEARFLEWLAAGFHGEMDYMARHGMKRSRPAELEPGTLSVISVRMDYLPESMRDMKEVLADPAAAYLSRYALGRDYHKLMRRRLQRLAETIAQHVGPFGYRVYTDSAPVLEKALAENAGLGWIGKHTNLINREAGSWFFLGEIYTNLPLAPDRPVANHCGQCRACIDVCPTQAIVAPYRLDARRCVSYLTIELKGSIPEALRPGIGNRIYGCDDCQMVCPWNRFARMTGEADFLPRQGLDRALLQEFFAWDEAEFLCRTEGSAIRRIGHERWLRNLAVAIGNAPPQPELADALRQRLDDASPLVREHVAWGLGRQTRSQWVDSWEA comes from the coding sequence GTGCCCCATGCCGCCATTTCATCCCCCGACCTCGCGGAGCTGAAGGAACGCATCCGCGAATGGGGCAGGGCGCAGGGCTTTCAGCAGATCGGCTTCGCCGGCGTCGACCTGGGCGAAAACGAAGCCCGGTTTCTCGAATGGCTGGCGGCGGGGTTTCACGGCGAAATGGACTACATGGCCCGGCACGGGATGAAGCGCAGCCGTCCAGCCGAGCTGGAGCCCGGCACGCTGTCGGTCATCAGCGTGCGGATGGACTATCTGCCCGAATCCATGCGCGACATGAAAGAGGTGCTGGCGGACCCGGCCGCCGCCTACCTGTCGCGCTACGCGTTGGGACGGGATTATCACAAGCTGATGCGCCGCCGCCTGCAGAGGCTGGCGGAGACGATCGCCCAGCACGTCGGCCCGTTCGGCTACCGGGTCTACACCGACAGCGCGCCGGTGCTGGAAAAGGCGCTGGCGGAGAACGCCGGACTCGGCTGGATCGGCAAGCACACCAATCTCATCAACCGCGAGGCCGGCTCCTGGTTCTTTCTCGGCGAAATCTACACGAACCTGCCGCTGGCTCCGGATCGGCCAGTTGCGAACCACTGCGGCCAATGCCGGGCCTGCATCGACGTCTGTCCGACCCAGGCGATCGTCGCGCCTTACCGGCTCGACGCCCGCCGCTGCGTCTCCTATCTGACCATCGAACTCAAGGGATCGATTCCGGAGGCGCTGCGCCCCGGCATCGGCAACCGCATCTACGGCTGCGACGACTGCCAGATGGTCTGTCCCTGGAACCGCTTCGCGCGGATGACGGGGGAAGCCGACTTCCTTCCGCGGCAGGGCCTCGACCGTGCCTTGCTGCAGGAGTTCTTCGCCTGGGATGAGGCCGAATTCCTATGCCGGACGGAAGGGTCGGCCATTCGCCGCATCGGCCATGAGCGCTGGCTGCGCAATCTGGCGGTGGCCATCGGCAACGCGCCGCCCCAACCGGAACTGGCGGATGCCTTGCGGCAGCGGCTCGACGATGCATCTCCGCTGGTGCGCGAGCATGTGGCGTGGGGCTTGGGGAGGCAAACAAGGTCACAATGGGTGGACTCGTGGGAGGCGTAG